From Amaranthus tricolor cultivar Red isolate AtriRed21 chromosome 4, ASM2621246v1, whole genome shotgun sequence:
GAGATAGACCCATTTTATCTCCTGTATTGTCATCACGAAAGTGAATACCAACCAAAAGACTGTAGTCCATGATTCTCTCTGCTTCTAGAAATTCACAATCCCGCTCAACTTGCCTATTTTGAAGCACATTACAACCAAAGTCTAGcagcaaaaaaatcaaattaaagttTCGAAATAATGTGTTATTCACTCACTTGATCAATTCCTGGTACCAATTCCTTTGTAAACGGAAAACAAAGTCAAGATCGAGGTCCTTAAGGGTGGTAGTTTCATCTATCTCCCCCTCTGGTTTCTCCGTTATTCGACCATGTCGAGaacctttcaaatcaaaacGCCTATGTATTCGATACTCAGAGCAAAACAAATTGCCCATGACAATGAAGCGTGTCTGGTTCCAATCAACAAAACAATATCCAGTCATTCATCTCAAGTAACCCCAGGAATAttcaatgaacaaggagtatTATTCTACAAGTAAAAAAACAACTACCTTCGGTCCACCAGCTGGTTTTACAGAATGCACTCCATAAAATCGAGTCACGAGAGAATTTTCATATCGGCAAACATGTTGGTAGTAACTTGGAAGCATCCTAAGTAGAACCTGATGTTAAACACCAAGTTAGAACACGCCTACATTATCTTATACCAAATTGCATTATTTTAACCAACACTTAACCACTAACCAAAGGAATCAACATTCACAATTCACCATTCACCAATCACCAAACAGCCAGCTAACAAGCATAAACATCTTAAAAGAGAAAACAACACAAGTCAAAAATTAGCAAACAAACCTTGACTTCAGATTTCTTCACGGTCTTGATCATAAATCTGTCATCTTGTGTAAGATAGAAAAAACTTCCACTTTTCCCAGGTGAAGACAGCTCTCGGAGTGCATCATTTCCACAAATTGCCAACATATAATCGGCAGGATCTATTTGAAATAACTCCCTCAAATGTCTAAATCACCcacataatcaaaatcaatcatttcttacatcaacaattaaattaaattaaattaaacaattcaGCTTACCTGAAAACCATTGGACAATAATCTTTCCACCGAAACTCAGATGATTTATGGGTTGGTGTCAGTTTTGATCCTTCAGGTGGAAACCTTGTTGATGGCTTATCCTTGGGATCAAAATCGCTATTTTTCAGACCCCTCAAAGTGGAAGCATGTTTTCCAACTGAATAtctacaatttttaaaaaatattaattattccctaaattaaaacataatcaaagcccaaaagaataaaattcagtgaaaaaaaaatgagatttaCCTAATACCCAATTGAAGATTAAGCATTAAATCATAATTCTTATGACCTTTAGAAATAGTTTGTCCAGGTTTCTTAGCTTCCTTGATAAAACAACAAGGACTTTTAACAAGCTGCCGATCTAACCTTACAAATCCATCCCCATAAATCATAGAAGCTGCTTCAACATTATCAATTATATCACAGGTTATATCTCCTGCTTCTCCATCACTTTCCCATATACATATCCTTGGGACTATCCTCTCACCTCCACCATCTAAAGACACTTTCTTCTTAGCATTAATGTCACAGTTATCATACCCATTTCCTGGGTAAAAGGTATCATACCCTCTCATAATCCCATTCTCCAAAACACCCTCAAATTTTTTACCATTAGAATAAATTAAAACCCCTTTACCACATATCAACCCATTCTTCCATTCCCCATGATACTGATTCCCATTCCTCCATACATATTTACCATTCCCATCTTGAACATTCCTCTTCCAAGAACCCTCATAAAAATCACCATTAGCATACCTTTTTTCACCATACCCATGTTTTTTATCAGAAACCCATGAACCCTTGTACGTATCACCATCTGAACCAGTATAAGTGCCTTGTCCTTCCATACGACCAGCTTTGAACTCACCTTCATAGGTCGCACCTGAAGGCCATGAAAATTTGCCTTTACCGTTGGCTTTTCCTTTCTTCCATTCTCCTTCATACATGCATCCGTCTGACCAGAGATATTTACCTACACCATGAGGTAGATTTGCTAAGAAAGATCCTATGTAGAGATCTCCATTAGGGAGGCGCTTTTCAACGATTGGTGGGTGTGGTGTTAAAACTGTGTCGTTTTGGGAGTTTGTTGGTGTTATTCTCCTTGTTGTTGCTTGAGACCTTGTACGAACTAATGGGTTTTTGGATGATTCCTTTTCGGGTGTATCTGGCAATGGGATTATCTCGAATTCTACTGCAGATTTGAACATTCTGGAATCTGAATAACAATGGAAGATAAATAAGTATTTTAAAGATGAAAAAGTGATAATGAAAAAGAATTTGGGAGTGATTTAGAGGGATTTAGAAAGGGTTTGAGTTTCTGAGATGTTTTGTGGTCGAGTCTGTAACATGTTTTggtgaggagagagaaagatagAGAGAGAATTTTAAGTTGTGTTGCAGAaagcaaaataatgaaaagagaaggaagagaaggaagagaaaaTGGAGAAAACGAGAgagtaaatcaaataaaaacgaGTAATTAAGAAGTTGGTTTGGCAATGGGGAAAGGTGAGGGGAAGGATTAGAAAGAATTGGCACagtaaaaacccttaaagtgaAATGTCGACATTAGTCTTGATGAAAATTGGAATTTTGCATAAAGGGTAGGTCCCTAACTCTAAGCAGCTTCCACAATTAATTAGTTAATGACTTAATTACCCTaattttggttgttttgttGATCAGACTAGATAGTCTCTTGAAAGATCGTTTCTTTTAGAGACATATTTCAAACCCAACTTATTAAAGATTTTagcttacttatcgtatttttaatatatacttaaattaTCCTTAaagcttacttaccgtatccttgatgcatacttttaatatcttaaatgtctacttacatcatttttaatacatacttacaatatttttaaaaatatataatggaccgGCTCAATTAGACaaggtctctcaaagagacagtctctcacaagaatttgtgtttgttGATACCAATCTCTACcaagttttttctttttatctgtttcatttccttcattattttttcttttcgttaaattcttgttaatttctgtttaattcattattttgtaagatttttctacatggtagcatccaattcttgctctcaaatgtttaattcaccattttaacattGAATTCACCGATTAttttatcaacgcccttaaatgttgtaacaattttattttcattcaaattattggcattataaagtttaaaaggtgcattacaaacactaataaataattcaaaaggcacattttataagttcaaaaggtgcatttcataagttcaaaaggtgcattccaagcactaatacatatctacttaatcgttacaacatttaagagcgttgataaattaatcagtGAATTAAACgacaaaatggtgaattaaatatttgagagcaaaaactgcacgctaccatgtggaaaagtcttacaaaatgatgaattaaacggaaattaacaagaatttaacgaaaaatgctacggcagttagatagtgcataaattagatgctaccatgtggaaaaatcttacaaaagtgctaccattgGCATTTAATGAAAATTGGATACTACCAAGTAGAATTtccccaaaaaaaatataaatatatgttaaaaattaactttaaaaatgtgAATGAAAATTTCGGCGGCATCTCTACTAAAAATTTAGGATATGACAAAGAGAGGTAAACAGAATAACATtactaaactaatctaaggcctcATTGCCTTTCAATAATATGCCACGACGGAACGATTCATCATCAGCTCCTCAAATCAACAATTCCTACACAGATCATGGTACTAGTGTTAACGCATTGGTTTTGAAAGCTACAAAAATATTTGTAGGACCATACAAGCAACCACTACGTAGCACAACTACAAACCATGCATGAGGTCACATGGCTTTGTACAAAAGAATTATACAACCCAAAACTTTACAAGCATAATAGGAGGTATAAAACATCAAGCTAACCGTATGACAATTGCTACAATCGTAATCCACACTTACCCAATgaaaatgcaaaagaagctcctatgcCTGCTATGCTAACATATGATCCTCCTATTGCTCAACGTAATAATCAAAGTCAATATTCGTCATAGCAAGaacatcatagaaagtcatgATCAAATAGCAagaaacaaacacatacacatcaATCATCAAcgaatttgaaataattagaaCCACAGAACAAATGGATAGAATTATAACACTGTACAACAATTAAGGTTCTACTCATCTCCCTAAACACATCCTATTTTCTTTGCAAATTGCTTTCAGAACTTCAAATCCCTCGAAGAATATTCAAGAGTAGCCTATACTTTCTTTACTTTATGGCATTAGTGAcaaggccaagggcgttatcgacCAACTGGCGGCCATGGGAATGTAAGAGCTCATACCCCGTCCAGTTGACCCCTCGGATCCTACCTTTGGGAATTTAAAGCACATTGGGGTAACAATCTAGTGAAAAGGCCACCATAttagggtttgcaaggcccgcacgGTAACATCTCAGTCAAgaggcggtatcggccatccgacACCCAAtaacaaaagtatgctcataccccctacAGTGATCCCGTTCGATCTGACCTAGAGGACTAATAAATCAATCAAACACTAATCTTGTTGAGTCACGtcaactaatcataatcaagACTCAACAATATGGGAATCATTTTGATCCCACGTAAACATAATTCATTCTCTACCACTAAGGGAATTGTTCTCATATTGTACTAATACCTTTATTCTATTCACCTATACTACTCTTAAAACTATTCAATGGTATAATTTAATTTCTAGTCCTCTATTATTCTAATACAACGCatataatcataaaatattgataatactatgaaataatgcacataataattaattactgcgtgtacgtaacAATAAGCGTCATTGCACGATAAAAATCACAATAATCACCCAACTAAAATTCCaccttcctcttatgaactggaaacctatacaagtttgaagtagaactaataagcctACTTTTCTCCATTTAAGAGCATCTAAATCCTAAAACAAGTTATCATTCGCCCATACAAAGTAACTTCCAATTGTTCGAACACGCACTTAACCAATTCAAATTAATCAACCTGCACTTGTTGTTGAGCTATGACATTAACTCAACAATTAAATACTAGCAACTTATAATGTTGTTGATATTTGTGATAAGATCAAGTTGTGATATTATTTACTACACTATAAAAAATTACTCATAATGACAAAGGAGCATGAAAAGAAACATTTCTTTCAATAATttgtaacaacaataataacaataatttctttttatttcaacaatgacaatgaaaaattaataacattCTTTGGATTTATGACATATATAATATCTTTTCTGTGTAAGATAGTAACTTTTACAAATCAGTGTTTTTGACTCGATCATgaccttagattttttttattttattcaaatcaaGGATGTATAATGCTTCTTAACCTTTTCATTTTAAACACCCTTCTTATTAGAtctttcttatatatatatatatatatatatatatatatatatatatatatatatatatatatatatatatatatatatatatatatatatatatatatatatatatatatgccttTTAACATCCATAAACCCTTAAacatttggcacgaaacttggcacacaatattatttggtatatgttattgtgttgaaataattagaatcgaaaacaatagtcatatgcttgaaattacgtgctaagttgcgtttttgaggttttttaacgtttttggcactttctcgcataaagtggttcaaacttagtttgtttgccacgaaacttggcacacaacactatttggtatatgttattgtgttgaaatggttagaatcgaaaacaatagtcatatggttgaaattatgtgcgaagttgcatttttgaggtttttttagcgttttggcattttctctcataaagtggttcaaacttggtttgtttgccacgaaacttagcacacaacactatttggtatatattatgttgttgaaatggttagaatccaaaaacaatagttatatgcttgaaattacgtgctaagttgcaattttgagtttttttaagcgtttttggcactaacatctattttctcttagtgctttagACAAGATAATGACATTGATTGCAGCTACTACAGTCTCAAATATATGGACGATCTCTTACAAGCTGTGAAGAACGTTgagtcgaaaatattgatgcggtatgtatatgttacgttcttaaattctaatattatatatttaatattggtaaaatctaatgtataaGTATAAGTCTCAAAATgtcgaactgttaaaaactttaaatcataaaaactgaaactattaaaataaaattaaaatattacatctgataagaaatattatttgctcaaaatgaaaaaaatacgtCATCAATAATGATATAAAAAGTAGCTAAGTTCTCGACAAATAGTAATTGCTGCTgtctggatcggaacctgaactaaatcctgcaaaatgctgccatccatgatgcGGATGACAGctgattgaatcggtcagcgcttaacgccgagcacaacttcctatccagctcaaaatacgaaaattatacgctacattaacaaaataataatttaagtacaaacttataattaattgacatcaccgtatacttttaccatattctttttctgttccacacttttaagtcattaagataccattctcaatcctgACCGAAGTACATTACTGTCACTTATACAATTTGGTAAtattaacacttaagtaagttcatttggttaatactcataacagtaccatgcatcatagcatcaaaaCTAATTAAGTTTATCACTGGTCAACaggcacatcaatatgacacctaatatatgtaagggtttggttaggtgaggagcgtagtcctaaaccctaattgTGGTGGGAGCCGTCACCCTTctaatacaatttatgctcgagctctacaggataggtagctaacaccctgtcttacaccgcattttacgtgccggccaacacgggcgccggaattttacatgtcggtccatggttcgacatcaGGGTCATTCATTCAATATTCAATCACACAagcacatcacatttttattactacaacttcacattgactttgactttgatcaacttaggtgataacctcttttatttaataaaattcttaatcataacgtaaaattatctttatgtctttatacattcattattaaatttttacacattaaattttatttataactttatttttaatagtttgctaaattcacactaataacttaatattctatcaatagtctccaaattattattttccacaagtagctattgaaatctatttttctttaaataagttttcaaaatcaacatttccatctttacaataaataaaagtttgttctcttcaaaaaaaatcaaatattctaattaaaattcaagttaaaattgcatcatttggataagtttccaaaattctacaagttcaccaaaaatcaatatttcaagttttgaaaaataagtaaacttatcaGGTTTGCAAatatcaacattctagttataaaacaaataaaacttataatttcacaaaaatcaatatttctaattttaaaacaaatcaaacttataattttcacaaaagtcaatatttcttgttataaaacaagaacttgtaatctcacaaaatcaatatttcacacctaGTTTGAGTGGCAtgtatactaaaaatacttttacattatcatcatcatcctacccagtgtatctcgctcatagaaaaactatggacagggtctggggagggaaggacggcggcaactcatacccataatgGAGAACGCGACGAAAGGAGttccccggctcgagaaagataaagagacaaaaatacttttatatcattttacataaattttggtcaaataattagcaaataaaatattttgtactaaatagtgattaaaagttacttttattatgaaatttcatatattcaagaaaaacacttcaatatttaataacttataaaaatttctcaaaaatatttttttaaatttttattttattattattacaaaaatagttgtaacaATGTAAAatatcttgatcataatttcattaaactaacttcctaatAAAACTTATcagcatatttcatactttgcatattataaagtaaatataatataaaattccacaaaagagtagggtaagaagttataccatactaacaccaaggattagtactaagtactaattagaaaaataataagaaataatacccttcaagatagataataatacTACAAAGATAATTcatccaaactcccaaaataatgatgatcttctaagctcccaaaataattaaatctaaactccaaaaataatgatacattaagtacccaaagtaataacccaataatgctccataatgatgatgatttaagctaaataaagagtgttccaagctccatgttcttgaatttcttcaactaataataaaggtattaatgtagtaagattttaatgaagtgaaaatataagaaagaatgttagaaagatttgatgatggtggtgtaagtgatctcatggctaaggggtatttataatgggtttgagaaactttgtagttcattaaattgtatgaaaaagagtgttaggagtataaaagaaggttaacttgtgtaagtgatttagagtgtgtaagtgaatgtgtaagagttgtaATGTGTAAGTGAAcatgtaagagtttggagtgtagaagaaagtTAGTTTGCGTAAGGAAAtagtgatagcttgtgtaagtgatgaacatcatgggttactatagaaaagattttggttcatcaaatttttgttttagtatgtacaagtgaatatactttaaaataatggataaatttgataatgaaaatatgtagtttacttagaaaatttttcttcaactaaatgttaataataaaaataggactcatttttttgtataaaataaataaatcaaaattataaggttaaaataataagtagtgatgttagtttaaggaagaaagttaaaacgtgccttttacaaaaccgtgaatataataataaagttttactttttgtactataaaataataaaataatattttaatgcttataaaagattataaacaaaatactattttaatgtttgatatttgaaagaaattacaaaatcgaaaaaGGTTTTTGAATTAAAGATGTAttgaaatggataaccaaaggattagagatttgaattgaaaagtcgaaataattaatcggaaggttaagattaagaattttgagtctgttacaacatatatatatatatatatatatatatatatatatatatatatatatatatatatatatatatatatatatatatatatatatatataatgataattagTGAGTTctaatttcaaatatttaacCCATATTCCAAAATTGGTCAAGCCGAATGCACAAAAAGAAAGTGGTTCAAATACGATTTTTATCTTGATTAAACATTTTGGCTTGTTTTCTTatattgatcatttataatactacttttctattaaaataaagattttaaattttctatattaatttaa
This genomic window contains:
- the LOC130810551 gene encoding phosphatidylinositol 4-phosphate 5-kinase 1-like; the encoded protein is MFKSAVEFEIIPLPDTPEKESSKNPLVRTRSQATTRRITPTNSQNDTVLTPHPPIVEKRLPNGDLYIGSFLANLPHGVGKYLWSDGCMYEGEWKKGKANGKGKFSWPSGATYEGEFKAGRMEGQGTYTGSDGDTYKGSWVSDKKHGYGEKRYANGDFYEGSWKRNVQDGNGKYVWRNGNQYHGEWKNGLICGKGVLIYSNGKKFEGVLENGIMRGYDTFYPGNGYDNCDINAKKKVSLDGGGERIVPRICIWESDGEAGDITCDIIDNVEAASMIYGDGFVRLDRQLVKSPCCFIKEAKKPGQTISKGHKNYDLMLNLQLGIRYSVGKHASTLRGLKNSDFDPKDKPSTRFPPEGSKLTPTHKSSEFRWKDYCPMVFRHLRELFQIDPADYMLAICGNDALRELSSPGKSGSFFYLTQDDRFMIKTVKKSEVKVLLRMLPSYYQHVCRYENSLVTRFYGVHSVKPAGGPKTRFIVMGNLFCSEYRIHRRFDLKGSRHGRITEKPEGEIDETTTLKDLDLDFVFRLQRNWYQELIKQVERDCEFLEAERIMDYSLLVGIHFRDDNTGDKMGLSPFVLRGKRDSYRNEKYLRGRRFLEAELQDMDRVLAGRKPLIRLGANMPARAERLARRSDFDQYIPGGYGNLIPARSGEIYEVIIYFGIIDILQDYDIGKWLEHTYKSFQADPTSISAVDPKLYSKRFRDFIGRIFVEDR